Proteins encoded within one genomic window of Fuerstiella sp.:
- the dapA gene encoding 4-hydroxy-tetrahydrodipicolinate synthase: MAIVTPMNMDGSLNEAMLRELVDFHIEAGTDCIAPVGTTGESPTLSHDEHERVIRVVCDQAAGRIRVMAGTGSNSTTEAVRLTRAAKEAGVDGSLQVAPYYNKPTQEGFIEHYRTIADTVDLPLILYNIPGRTAKNIEAETICRIADACPRVVAVKESTGDMDQASQILSGSDLTLLSGDDSLTLPLLALGGSGVVSVAANVVPADVKNMVSSWTRGDIQQAVEWHYRLFPLCRDMLGLSTNPIPVKAAMKMTGRDCGGVRLPLYELSEDQRSALRSTLTGYGLKVS; encoded by the coding sequence GTGGCAATTGTTACGCCAATGAACATGGACGGTTCGCTCAACGAAGCAATGCTGCGGGAGTTGGTCGATTTTCACATTGAGGCAGGTACGGACTGCATCGCCCCGGTTGGGACCACGGGAGAAAGTCCAACGCTGTCTCATGATGAACATGAACGTGTGATCCGCGTGGTGTGTGATCAGGCCGCGGGCCGGATTCGTGTCATGGCTGGAACCGGATCCAACAGTACCACTGAGGCCGTTCGGCTTACCCGAGCTGCCAAAGAAGCGGGTGTAGACGGATCGCTTCAGGTGGCTCCTTATTATAACAAGCCTACGCAGGAAGGTTTCATTGAACACTACCGAACGATTGCTGACACCGTCGACCTTCCATTGATTTTGTATAATATACCAGGTCGTACGGCGAAAAATATTGAAGCAGAAACCATATGCCGGATTGCCGACGCCTGTCCTCGTGTGGTGGCAGTGAAGGAATCCACCGGTGACATGGATCAGGCTTCGCAGATCTTATCCGGATCTGACCTTACACTGCTGTCCGGTGATGACAGTCTGACGCTTCCGCTTCTGGCATTAGGCGGGAGCGGCGTGGTGTCTGTGGCGGCTAATGTCGTGCCGGCTGACGTCAAAAATATGGTCAGTTCCTGGACTCGGGGCGACATACAGCAGGCCGTGGAATGGCACTACCGGTTGTTTCCGCTTTGTCGCGACATGCTTGGTCTGTCTACCAATCCGATTCCGGTGAAGGCGGCAATGAAGATGACAGGACGTGACTGCGGCGGAGTTCGGTTGCCCCTGTATGAGCTCAGCGAAGATCAACGGTCAGCGTTACGCAGCACACTGACTGGATACGGGCTGAAAGTGTCTTAG
- a CDS encoding NAD(P)/FAD-dependent oxidoreductase: MTQHDVVILGGGPAGSTAATLLAARGLDVLVLEKSQFPRFHIGESLLPGTVKIFERLGVHDRIRAAFVHKPGGKWLYGSREVAGDFSKSDRKASFTATPYSYLVERSVFDEILIRRSIEAGADVRFGTEVRSTIVRDGRVVGVQGTDETGEFFEAFGRLVIDATGLRSLISAGMGLRNITKPQRMGIYAQYCAQPGREDIESGWFIGQMFYDGWTWLLKLSGNRYSVGAVMTVDRFRNSGKSPAELLEHLVQENDLLATGMADGYERISDVMVTGNMGSTSEQLCGEGWVAVGDAAFFIDPCYSSGVHLAMKSGEAIADLVAGAPRETPLPLSLFHQYEKDMRQHEKSVHRMVDAFYLASRHTSVQKMVTTFQGGWLSRKFVTFVGGDFNANSAFISRVRLYSEAVGRLFGNDSNRHPSNHPRYLHCDKDELATRPRDSVEEVAATEEALT, encoded by the coding sequence ATGACACAGCATGATGTGGTGATTCTCGGAGGTGGTCCGGCGGGCAGCACGGCGGCCACGTTGCTGGCAGCACGCGGCCTGGATGTTCTGGTTCTGGAAAAATCCCAGTTCCCCCGCTTCCATATTGGTGAGTCCCTGTTGCCGGGAACCGTTAAAATCTTTGAACGTCTGGGTGTTCACGATCGAATCCGTGCCGCCTTCGTTCATAAGCCTGGCGGTAAGTGGCTGTATGGCTCCCGAGAAGTTGCGGGAGATTTTTCTAAATCGGATCGTAAAGCCAGTTTTACCGCGACTCCGTATTCTTACTTGGTTGAACGTTCTGTCTTTGACGAGATCCTGATCCGGCGGTCCATTGAGGCCGGGGCAGATGTTCGCTTTGGAACTGAAGTGCGAAGCACAATTGTCCGTGACGGGCGCGTTGTAGGTGTCCAGGGAACGGATGAAACCGGCGAGTTCTTTGAAGCTTTCGGTCGACTGGTGATCGATGCTACCGGTTTGCGTTCGCTGATTTCTGCCGGCATGGGGTTGCGAAACATAACAAAGCCTCAGCGAATGGGTATCTATGCTCAGTACTGTGCGCAGCCCGGTCGCGAAGACATTGAATCAGGTTGGTTCATCGGGCAGATGTTTTATGATGGCTGGACCTGGCTTCTCAAACTTTCAGGGAATCGGTATTCAGTTGGAGCCGTAATGACAGTGGATCGATTCCGGAATTCAGGTAAATCTCCGGCCGAGCTGCTCGAACATCTGGTACAGGAAAACGATTTGCTGGCAACCGGAATGGCAGACGGCTACGAGCGGATTTCTGACGTTATGGTTACAGGAAACATGGGCAGTACATCGGAACAATTATGTGGTGAGGGATGGGTCGCTGTAGGCGACGCTGCCTTTTTCATTGATCCGTGCTATTCGTCCGGTGTCCATCTGGCAATGAAGTCGGGTGAGGCGATCGCGGATCTTGTCGCCGGTGCTCCGCGAGAGACTCCGCTGCCGTTGTCGCTGTTTCATCAGTACGAAAAGGATATGCGCCAACATGAAAAATCTGTGCACCGCATGGTTGACGCATTTTATCTCGCCAGTCGCCACACGTCGGTACAGAAAATGGTCACGACGTTCCAGGGAGGTTGGTTGTCTCGTAAATTTGTGACATTTGTTGGAGGCGACTTTAATGCCAATTCGGCTTTTATATCCCGCGTACGACTGTATTCTGAAGCGGTGGGCCGACTTTTTGGCAATGACAGCAATCGACACCCATCGAACCATCCGAGGTATCTTCACTGTGATAAGGATGAATTAGCCACCCGCCCCCGAGATTCAGTTGAAGAGGTGGCTGCGACCGAAGAAGCTTTGACCTGA